In the genome of Paenibacillus pabuli, one region contains:
- a CDS encoding response regulator — translation MPITILLADDHAMVRRGLYVFLSTQPDMEVVGEASNGQEALEQAEQLHPDVVLMDLHMPVLDGIETARRLRSILPGIRIIVLTSFSDQDHVVPAVRAGVKGYLLKDIEPEDLAAAIRNVHAGQVELHPAAAGQLMHVMASSELPMNESHGRANPHPYTRPSEQERDEQGKEHSHGPDILTRREREVLGLIAQGLSNKEIAIKLIITEKTVKTHVSHLLDKLGLADRTQAALHAVRNGWVI, via the coding sequence ATGCCGATTACGATTTTACTTGCTGACGATCATGCAATGGTGAGGCGCGGGTTGTATGTGTTTTTGTCCACACAGCCAGATATGGAAGTTGTCGGAGAAGCGTCGAACGGACAGGAAGCACTGGAACAAGCGGAACAGCTGCATCCAGACGTGGTATTAATGGATCTGCATATGCCGGTACTTGATGGGATCGAGACAGCGAGAAGGCTTCGCTCCATCTTGCCTGGAATTCGGATCATCGTACTTACGTCCTTCTCGGATCAGGATCATGTGGTGCCGGCCGTACGCGCAGGAGTGAAGGGATATCTGCTGAAGGATATTGAGCCAGAGGATCTTGCCGCTGCCATTCGTAATGTACATGCAGGTCAGGTAGAACTTCATCCAGCGGCAGCAGGACAATTAATGCATGTGATGGCTTCGTCTGAATTGCCGATGAATGAGTCGCATGGGCGTGCAAATCCCCATCCGTACACTCGGCCTTCAGAGCAAGAGCGGGACGAGCAAGGGAAAGAACATTCTCATGGACCGGACATACTCACCCGTCGGGAACGAGAGGTTCTGGGACTGATCGCACAAGGATTGAGTAATAAAGAGATCGCCATCAAACTAATCATTACCGAGAAAACGGTGAAAACCCATGTCAGTCATCTTTTGGACAAATTAGGCCTGGCAGACCGAACACAAGCTGCACTTCATGCCGTAAGAAATGGTTGGGTTATCTAA
- a CDS encoding NADPH-dependent FMN reductase, producing the protein MNIIILAGSNRKNATSTRLGEYAAEVISGQGHEASLFDLYQTPLPFYAPDEKQNEDQNLSDLNTRMLAADAIILSTPEYHGSISGVLKNALDHLSQAHFSGKPVLSISSAGGAVGVSSLLQLQAIIRNLHGINAQEWISIGGAQRRRFEAAFDGYEEFEGSQDIEDRIKRVLGSFLHLAETLTAARK; encoded by the coding sequence ATGAATATTATCATTTTGGCAGGCAGTAATCGGAAAAATGCAACCAGCACACGTTTAGGGGAATATGCCGCGGAGGTAATCAGCGGTCAGGGGCATGAAGCGAGTTTGTTCGATTTATATCAGACACCGCTCCCATTTTATGCACCGGATGAAAAACAGAATGAAGATCAGAATCTGTCTGACCTGAACACGCGTATGCTCGCGGCAGATGCCATTATTTTGTCCACGCCAGAGTATCATGGCAGCATCAGTGGTGTTCTCAAAAATGCATTGGATCACCTGAGCCAGGCTCATTTTAGCGGTAAACCGGTATTATCTATCAGCTCAGCAGGAGGCGCGGTGGGAGTAAGCTCACTTTTGCAGCTGCAGGCCATTATTCGCAATTTGCATGGGATTAACGCGCAGGAGTGGATTTCCATTGGTGGTGCACAGCGCAGAAGGTTTGAAGCAGCGTTTGACGGGTACGAAGAATTTGAAGGCAGTCAGGATATTGAGGACCGGATCAAACGCGTTCTGGGTTCCTTTTTGCACCTTGCAGAGACATTAACGGCTGCGCGGAAATGA
- a CDS encoding VOC family protein has translation MIKGIFETHLNVTDLERSHHFYEQIVGLPHAYGQKERGNSFYWIGGEGNAMLGLWQKDSSEVQRQHFAFQVSLEDMKQAVTYLEDKGIKTRNFLNDDIGELYVFGWMPAVSVYFTDPDGHSLEFISMLPDEAKPELGMVPWSEWEKMHGRVKEDTA, from the coding sequence ATGATTAAAGGTATATTTGAGACTCATCTGAATGTAACGGATTTGGAAAGATCCCATCATTTCTATGAACAGATCGTTGGATTGCCGCACGCTTATGGGCAGAAGGAACGCGGTAACTCCTTTTACTGGATTGGTGGTGAAGGCAACGCGATGCTGGGATTGTGGCAAAAAGATTCTTCCGAAGTGCAGCGGCAGCATTTTGCTTTTCAGGTATCGTTGGAGGACATGAAGCAGGCGGTCACTTATCTGGAGGATAAAGGGATCAAGACGCGTAACTTTCTGAATGATGATATTGGCGAGTTATATGTATTTGGATGGATGCCGGCTGTGTCCGTATATTTTACCGATCCGGATGGTCATTCCCTGGAATTCATATCAATGCTCCCGGATGAAGCGAAGCCGGAACTCGGCATGGTGCCATGGAGTGAGTGGGAGAAAATGCACGGTCGGGTGAAGGAGGACACGGCATGA
- a CDS encoding VOC family protein, whose translation MIFEEVKLYTARLEDIKHFYVDTLGLELLEESPHSFTIQVGLTKMIFAESRTEQEPFYHFAWMIPTNRFQEAKAWAAARVRLSRYEGDDETYSTNWNSNSLYFEDPVGNILELIAHHSVHNESDHPFSEKDLIQVCEVGLVTEDVLSTVDELEQLGLKRWRAISDTFAPIGDVNGLFIVVKKERVWFFSEQQANIYPLEVCIRDVGRLRIG comes from the coding sequence ATGATTTTTGAAGAAGTCAAATTATATACAGCACGACTGGAAGACATCAAGCACTTTTATGTGGATACTTTAGGATTGGAGCTGCTTGAGGAATCTCCGCATTCATTTACGATCCAAGTTGGATTAACGAAGATGATATTCGCTGAGAGTAGAACAGAGCAGGAACCCTTCTACCACTTTGCCTGGATGATTCCAACAAATCGTTTTCAGGAAGCCAAAGCATGGGCAGCGGCACGTGTCCGTTTAAGCAGGTATGAAGGTGATGATGAGACGTATTCAACCAATTGGAACTCGAATTCGCTCTATTTCGAAGATCCTGTCGGCAACATTCTGGAGCTGATTGCCCATCATTCCGTTCATAACGAGAGTGATCACCCTTTTTCCGAAAAAGATCTGATACAGGTGTGTGAGGTGGGACTTGTCACGGAGGATGTGCTTTCTACAGTAGATGAACTTGAGCAGTTGGGGTTGAAACGATGGAGAGCAATTAGCGATACATTTGCCCCTATAGGGGATGTGAACGGTCTGTTTATTGTGGTGAAGAAGGAGCGAGTCTGGTTCTTTTCCGAGCAACAAGCCAACATATATCCGCTGGAAGTGTGCATTCGTGATGTTGGGAGACTTCGAATCGGCTAA